In Zingiber officinale cultivar Zhangliang chromosome 6A, Zo_v1.1, whole genome shotgun sequence, a single genomic region encodes these proteins:
- the LOC121998673 gene encoding peptide methionine sulfoxide reductase A5-like isoform X1 has protein sequence MADLRFLLCVLFLFAISTADWASAARFPGRISQPPPSTNQEPLRIAVFALGSFWRSEAAFGCLPGVVRTSVGYAGGSKTNPEYRNLGDHAECVRIEYNPKLIQFKQLLDVFWASHDSSQVFGQGPDVRNQNRSIIFTNGTQESRIAALSKEREQAKSRSSVVTTEIQELGVFYPAEAEHQVFLFHQLGHDGDGLHGYDARSLAVVVPNRRPQGQA, from the exons ATGGCAGATCTCCGCTTTCTGCTGTGCGTTCTGTTCCTCTTCGCCATTTCCACGGCCGACTGGGCCTCGGCGGCGCGGTTCCCCGGTAGGATCTCGCAGCCGCCACCGTCGACGAACCAGGAGCCGCTTCGGATTGCTGTGTTTGCTCTCGGGAGCTTCTGGCGATCCGAGGCTGCCTTCGGCTGTCTTCCTGGCGTCGTCCGTACTTCCGTCGGCTACGCCGGTGGATCCAAGACTAACCCCGAGTACCGCAATTTGGGAGATCATGCCGAGTGCGTCCGC ATTGAGTACAACCCCAAGTTGATTCAATTCAAACAGCTCCTTGATGTCTTTTGGGCTAGCCATGATTCTAGCCAAGTTTTTGGACAAGGACCCGATGTTCGTAACCAGAACAG ATCCATTATCTTTACAAATGGAACACAAGAGAGTAGGATAGCTGCTTTGAGTAAAGAGAGGGAACAGGCCAAGAGTAGGAGCAGTGTTGTGACCACAGAAATCCAGGAACTTGGAGTATTTTATCCTGCAGAAGCTGAACATCAGGTTTTTTTATTCCACCAGCTCGGGCATGACGGAGACGGGCTCCACGGTTATGATGCTCGATCCCTCGCTGTGGTCGTCCCCAACCGCCGTCCCCAAGGCCAGGCTTAA